In the Arthrobacter sp. 31Y genome, one interval contains:
- a CDS encoding glycosyltransferase family 4 protein → MRIRFLVPGNVRHGSGGNNYNAKLAEHLTALGAKVETITVDGDWPVGSQTDRQRFADMLDGGTTVIADGLVASGAPEEIAAAVNTGTAVWILSHMALADHPHLEARALAAATGIICPSAHSAASELATKHGTRKMVIAAPGAEKADPAKGSQPLHIVAVAALLPNKSQLELVECLATLQDLEWTTALIGSENADPRYAAEVRAAVEHYGLDERISITGELSGEALEAEWHKADLSVLLSRSESFGMVVTESLAHGVPVLVRQGTGAVEALGHTGAGAALDLTREGALTTTLRTWLTDHARQQGWRNNALQAREHLQGWDTTAATVLKALATPDAG, encoded by the coding sequence GTGCGCATCCGCTTCCTGGTCCCGGGGAACGTCCGGCACGGCTCCGGCGGCAACAACTACAACGCCAAGCTCGCCGAGCACCTGACCGCCTTGGGCGCCAAAGTTGAGACAATAACGGTCGACGGCGACTGGCCAGTTGGGAGCCAAACGGACCGGCAACGTTTCGCTGACATGCTCGACGGCGGCACAACGGTGATTGCCGACGGACTGGTAGCGAGTGGGGCGCCGGAGGAGATCGCCGCCGCGGTCAATACCGGGACCGCGGTCTGGATCCTGTCGCATATGGCTTTGGCGGACCATCCGCATCTCGAGGCCAGGGCGTTGGCCGCGGCGACCGGGATCATCTGCCCAAGCGCCCACTCCGCAGCGTCAGAGTTGGCGACGAAACATGGCACGCGGAAGATGGTCATCGCCGCGCCGGGGGCCGAGAAGGCTGACCCCGCCAAGGGATCGCAGCCACTGCACATAGTCGCTGTTGCGGCGTTGCTGCCCAACAAGAGCCAACTCGAACTAGTTGAATGCCTGGCCACCCTGCAGGACCTGGAATGGACCACGGCCCTCATCGGCTCCGAGAACGCTGACCCGAGGTACGCAGCCGAGGTGAGGGCCGCCGTCGAGCATTACGGGCTGGACGAACGTATCAGCATCACCGGAGAATTGAGCGGCGAGGCCCTCGAAGCGGAATGGCACAAAGCGGACCTCAGCGTCCTTCTATCTCGATCCGAATCCTTTGGCATGGTGGTGACGGAATCGTTGGCTCATGGCGTCCCCGTGCTGGTGCGGCAGGGGACCGGGGCCGTGGAAGCACTGGGCCACACAGGAGCCGGTGCCGCGCTGGACCTGACGCGGGAAGGCGCCCTGACCACCACGCTCCGGACCTGGCTCACCGATCATGCCCGGCAACAAGGCTGGCGCAACAACGCACTTCAAGCACGGGAACACCTCCAAGGCTGGGACACCACTGCTGCCACTGTCCTGAAGGCCCTGGCCACACCGGACGCAGGCTAA
- a CDS encoding HAD-IA family hydrolase, which yields MSHPAEPAAHTEPAARPSVLTVRAVLFDMDGTLVDSTAIVEQVWLEFAERYGLDFDEILRTSHGVQAGDTVRRYAPAGADFEALTAELGEMERSRTDGVIALPGAEALLAGLPDEAIALVTSADRILADIRMHAAGLTMPSTAVTAESVTRGKPHPEGYLKAAALLGADPADVVVFEDAPAGIAAARAAGMRTVVVGDAGGALEPGMWRIQDYSAVTVTAVKDDDGGHLLTLTL from the coding sequence ATGAGCCATCCTGCCGAACCCGCCGCCCACACTGAACCCGCCGCCCGACCTTCAGTACTGACCGTCCGTGCCGTTCTCTTCGACATGGACGGCACTCTGGTGGATTCGACGGCGATCGTTGAGCAAGTGTGGCTAGAGTTCGCCGAGCGCTACGGCCTGGATTTCGACGAGATCCTGCGCACTTCCCACGGCGTCCAAGCCGGGGATACTGTTCGCCGATACGCGCCAGCCGGTGCTGACTTTGAAGCTTTGACCGCTGAGCTCGGTGAGATGGAACGATCCCGGACCGATGGCGTGATCGCCCTTCCCGGGGCTGAGGCCCTGCTGGCGGGACTTCCCGATGAGGCCATTGCGTTGGTCACCTCCGCGGATCGGATTCTGGCCGATATCCGCATGCACGCCGCCGGGCTCACCATGCCATCAACCGCGGTCACCGCGGAGTCTGTCACCCGCGGCAAGCCGCATCCGGAGGGATATCTGAAGGCGGCGGCGCTTCTGGGAGCCGACCCGGCCGACGTCGTGGTTTTTGAAGACGCGCCTGCCGGTATTGCCGCCGCCCGTGCCGCGGGGATGCGGACGGTTGTGGTGGGTGACGCCGGCGGCGCACTGGAGCCGGGTATGTGGCGGATCCAGGACTACTCGGCAGTGACGGTCACCGCGGTGAAGGACGACGACGGCGGGCACCTCCTGACGCTCACGCTCTAA
- a CDS encoding sensor histidine kinase, translating into MSTLSGVAKSSGRSWLNPSTWHLRTRLVLVAMALLVAICGAIGIVSYASMDMVFNKQLDRQLEQASSRANDFGRPPSNFPTSPSGRPDPLEARGQAAGTLNARIDGSTVRSSGLIDAQGNRVSLSAADEQVLLSLPKDNVPVDRSLSNGDYRLVAVDAYGDVIVTGLPLADKQSAEASLVWTMVLVSLGGLVLIGLAGTVIIRRTMRPLEQLSEVATKVSRLPLDAGEVALAVRVPPSAAHPGTEVGSVGHALNLMLNNVSNALEARQESETKVRQFVADASHELRTPLTAIRGYTELLRMTETFTDDGRKSLARVQSQSERMTTLVEDLLLLARLDEGQPVKVEDVDLTQLVIETVSDEKVMAPDHIWQLQLPDEPVTVRGDATQLHQVLANLLSNARKHTDPGTTVITGVMLSADGSAVVTVTDNGPGIPDDFQGRIFSRFARADAARSGSEGTSGLGLSIVESIVSAHGGSVEVTSRPGRTEFALRLPTVNNDGV; encoded by the coding sequence TTGAGCACACTTTCAGGAGTGGCCAAAAGCTCAGGACGCAGCTGGCTCAATCCGTCCACTTGGCACTTGCGTACCCGCCTGGTCCTGGTGGCAATGGCCCTGCTGGTGGCGATCTGTGGAGCGATCGGGATTGTCAGCTACGCGTCCATGGACATGGTCTTCAACAAGCAGCTAGACAGGCAATTGGAGCAGGCGTCCAGCCGCGCGAACGACTTCGGCAGGCCGCCGTCGAACTTTCCCACGAGCCCCTCTGGAAGGCCTGATCCGCTGGAAGCGCGCGGCCAGGCCGCGGGAACGCTCAACGCGAGGATCGACGGCTCAACCGTGAGAAGTTCAGGGCTCATCGACGCCCAGGGCAACCGCGTGTCACTCTCTGCAGCCGACGAGCAGGTGCTGTTGTCGCTCCCCAAGGACAACGTTCCCGTGGATCGATCCTTGTCCAACGGTGACTACCGGCTGGTGGCAGTGGACGCCTATGGCGATGTGATCGTGACCGGGCTGCCCTTGGCGGACAAGCAAAGCGCCGAGGCCTCGCTGGTGTGGACCATGGTGCTGGTTTCGTTGGGCGGGTTGGTTCTGATCGGGCTCGCGGGAACGGTGATCATCCGGCGGACCATGCGGCCGCTGGAGCAGCTCTCCGAGGTAGCCACCAAGGTTTCGCGCCTTCCCCTCGACGCCGGTGAGGTGGCACTTGCGGTGCGCGTACCGCCGTCGGCCGCTCATCCCGGAACGGAAGTGGGCAGCGTCGGCCATGCTTTGAACCTGATGCTGAACAATGTCTCCAACGCCCTGGAAGCGCGCCAGGAAAGCGAAACCAAGGTGCGCCAGTTCGTCGCTGATGCATCGCACGAACTACGTACACCGCTCACCGCGATCCGTGGCTATACCGAGTTGCTGAGGATGACCGAGACCTTCACCGATGACGGCAGGAAGTCGCTGGCGCGCGTGCAAAGCCAATCCGAGCGCATGACCACTTTGGTGGAGGATCTTCTGTTGTTGGCCAGGCTGGACGAGGGCCAGCCCGTGAAAGTCGAGGACGTGGACCTTACCCAGCTGGTGATCGAAACGGTCAGTGACGAAAAAGTCATGGCACCGGACCACATTTGGCAGCTCCAGCTCCCCGATGAACCCGTGACGGTCCGCGGCGATGCGACGCAACTGCACCAGGTGCTTGCCAATCTCCTGTCCAATGCGCGCAAACACACGGACCCCGGCACCACTGTGATCACGGGCGTCATGCTCTCCGCCGATGGCAGCGCCGTGGTCACGGTGACTGACAACGGCCCGGGCATTCCGGACGATTTCCAAGGCCGGATCTTCTCCCGGTTTGCCCGCGCTGACGCTGCAAGGTCAGGTTCCGAAGGCACCTCCGGACTCGGCTTGTCCATTGTTGAATCCATCGTTTCAGCGCATGGCGGTAGCGTGGAAGTGACCTCGCGGCCGGGACGTACCGAGTTTGCCCTCCGGCTCCCCACAGTCAACAACGACGGCGTGTAA
- a CDS encoding pyridoxal phosphate-dependent decarboxylase family protein translates to MSAMPEAYGAALERAMVHAGDWLASVPTRSVRPSTDADQVAANILARLPDGATDAAEVVDELAALAEPGLMAIQSGRFFGWVMGGTLPAAMAADWLVSAWDQNTGLRFATPAAAAIEESAATWLLDLLHLPATADVGFTTGATTANFVGLAAGRQYLMDEAGWDLQALGLTGAPRITTFAGRERHAAVDLALRYLGLGACVPVDADDEGRIYPDALAQAMDQQPGPSLVCLQAGNLHSGAFDPMAEAIAVAHDRGAWVHVDGAFGLWAAVSPTLRARLAGVEDADSWATDAHKTLNVPYDCGLAIVARPEALRRAFSVHTSYLIATDAGPGDPFEKVPEMSRRARGIPVWAALRQLGRDGVISMVDRLAANARALAEGLAAIPGVEVLNDVVFTQVSVSFGSDDRTHRVTQRLMAEGAVWMSGSSWRGREILRISVSNWTTDAGDVAASIAAVRGAVEAEPEA, encoded by the coding sequence ATGTCTGCGATGCCGGAGGCGTACGGTGCTGCATTGGAGCGGGCCATGGTCCACGCCGGTGACTGGCTGGCGTCTGTCCCCACACGATCCGTCCGCCCATCCACTGACGCCGACCAGGTGGCCGCGAATATCCTGGCGCGTCTCCCTGACGGGGCCACCGATGCCGCCGAGGTAGTTGACGAGCTCGCGGCACTGGCTGAACCGGGGCTCATGGCGATCCAGTCCGGGCGCTTCTTTGGGTGGGTCATGGGCGGAACTTTGCCCGCTGCCATGGCCGCCGATTGGCTGGTCTCCGCATGGGACCAGAACACCGGGCTCCGGTTTGCCACGCCTGCGGCTGCGGCCATCGAGGAATCTGCCGCCACCTGGCTTTTGGACCTCCTGCACCTGCCGGCAACAGCCGACGTCGGATTCACCACGGGCGCCACCACGGCTAATTTCGTGGGACTTGCGGCGGGCCGTCAGTACTTGATGGACGAGGCAGGCTGGGACCTCCAGGCCCTTGGCCTCACCGGCGCGCCGCGCATCACAACTTTCGCGGGCAGGGAACGGCACGCCGCAGTGGATCTGGCATTGCGATACCTCGGCCTGGGCGCCTGCGTTCCGGTAGATGCCGACGACGAAGGCCGGATCTATCCCGATGCCTTGGCCCAAGCAATGGATCAGCAACCGGGCCCATCCTTGGTTTGCCTGCAAGCGGGCAATCTCCATTCGGGAGCCTTTGACCCCATGGCGGAAGCCATAGCTGTGGCCCATGATCGTGGAGCATGGGTCCACGTGGATGGCGCCTTTGGCTTGTGGGCCGCTGTGAGCCCCACGTTGCGTGCCCGGCTGGCCGGTGTGGAGGATGCCGACTCGTGGGCAACGGACGCGCATAAAACCCTGAACGTCCCCTACGATTGTGGCCTGGCAATCGTGGCCCGTCCGGAAGCCTTGAGGCGCGCTTTCAGCGTGCACACGAGTTACCTCATTGCCACGGATGCCGGACCGGGGGACCCCTTTGAGAAGGTCCCGGAAATGTCCCGCCGCGCCCGTGGCATTCCGGTGTGGGCCGCCCTCAGGCAACTGGGCCGGGACGGAGTGATTTCCATGGTGGATCGCCTGGCGGCCAACGCGCGCGCCCTGGCTGAAGGGCTGGCCGCGATCCCTGGGGTGGAGGTGCTCAACGACGTCGTGTTCACGCAGGTTTCGGTGAGCTTCGGCAGCGACGATCGCACGCACCGCGTCACCCAGCGGCTCATGGCCGAGGGGGCTGTGTGGATGTCCGGTTCGTCATGGCGCGGGCGGGAAATCCTGCGGATCTCGGTGAGCAACTGGACCACGGATGCCGGCGACGTCGCAGCGTCTATCGCAGCCGTGCGGGGTGCGGTGGAGGCCGAACCGGAGGCGTAG
- a CDS encoding glyoxalase superfamily protein, which produces MDWKLELVFVPVSDVDRAKDFYVNKVGFNADFDERPMDGIRFVQLTPPGSACSIAIGEGLTDAPPGSAPNLQVVVADINKAHEHLKANGVEVSDVDIQDWGHFVYFADPDGNKWAVQYLPQRPNG; this is translated from the coding sequence ATGGACTGGAAACTTGAACTGGTGTTTGTCCCTGTCTCCGACGTCGACCGCGCGAAGGATTTCTACGTCAACAAGGTTGGTTTCAACGCCGATTTCGATGAGCGTCCCATGGACGGCATCCGCTTCGTGCAGCTGACGCCGCCTGGTTCTGCCTGCTCCATCGCAATCGGCGAGGGTCTCACCGATGCCCCTCCCGGGTCGGCGCCGAACCTCCAAGTGGTGGTGGCGGACATCAACAAGGCGCACGAGCATCTGAAAGCCAACGGCGTGGAAGTCAGCGATGTCGATATTCAAGATTGGGGTCACTTTGTCTACTTCGCGGACCCTGACGGCAACAAGTGGGCGGTGCAGTACCTCCCGCAGCGGCCGAACGGCTAG
- a CDS encoding SixA phosphatase family protein gives MSVHHIKRLVIMRHAKADWPTGVPDHERPLEERGHREAPLAGKWLLQNGVVPDFILCSSALRTRQTCTWVCDELGDKAPTPKLEDGLYSASANRMLTVINHVPDTVTTLMVISHMPGVQDLAMHLASRDSDHDAYMDAATRYPTSALTVLETEKSWAELDGQDARLTHFTVPRK, from the coding sequence ATGAGTGTCCATCACATTAAGCGCCTGGTGATCATGCGGCATGCCAAGGCTGATTGGCCTACGGGTGTGCCTGATCATGAGCGTCCCTTGGAGGAGCGCGGGCACCGGGAGGCTCCGCTGGCCGGTAAATGGTTGCTCCAGAACGGTGTGGTGCCTGACTTCATTCTGTGCTCGTCAGCGTTGAGGACTCGCCAGACCTGCACCTGGGTGTGCGACGAGTTGGGCGACAAAGCGCCGACGCCCAAACTTGAGGACGGCCTGTATTCCGCCTCGGCCAACCGCATGTTGACGGTCATCAACCACGTTCCGGACACAGTGACCACGCTGATGGTTATTTCGCACATGCCTGGCGTCCAGGATCTTGCCATGCACCTGGCCTCCCGCGACTCTGACCATGATGCCTACATGGATGCTGCCACCAGGTACCCAACGAGTGCGTTGACGGTCCTGGAAACGGAGAAGTCGTGGGCTGAGTTGGACGGGCAGGACGCCCGGCTGACGCACTTCACTGTTCCCCGCAAGTAG
- the upp gene encoding uracil phosphoribosyltransferase, with product MRTLVVDHPLVAHKLTVLRDKNTPSPVFRQLTEELVTLLAYEATREVKTQPVEIETPVTTTIGTAFTKPTPLVVPILRAGLGMLEGMTKLVPTAEVGFLGMARDEETLDIITYAERLPEDLTGRQIFVLDPMLATGGTLREAIKFLFKRGASDVTCICLLAAPEGLSKLEEELSDANVKIVLASIDEKLNEKSYIVPGLGDAGDRLYGVAG from the coding sequence ATGCGCACACTCGTCGTGGACCACCCGCTGGTCGCTCACAAGCTCACCGTTCTGCGGGATAAGAACACCCCTTCACCGGTCTTCCGGCAGCTCACTGAAGAACTCGTCACCCTCCTGGCTTATGAAGCCACCCGCGAGGTCAAGACGCAGCCAGTAGAGATCGAAACACCCGTCACCACCACCATTGGCACGGCTTTCACCAAGCCCACTCCGCTGGTGGTCCCCATCCTGCGCGCAGGCCTTGGCATGCTCGAGGGCATGACCAAATTGGTCCCCACCGCCGAGGTTGGCTTCCTGGGCATGGCCCGCGACGAAGAAACCCTGGACATCATTACCTATGCCGAGCGCCTCCCCGAGGACCTCACCGGCCGCCAGATCTTCGTCCTTGATCCCATGCTCGCCACGGGCGGCACCCTGCGCGAGGCCATCAAGTTCCTTTTCAAGCGTGGCGCCTCGGACGTGACGTGCATCTGCCTGCTGGCCGCTCCGGAGGGATTGTCCAAGCTGGAGGAAGAGCTCTCCGACGCCAACGTGAAGATCGTCCTGGCCTCGATTGACGAGAAGCTCAACGAGAAGTCGTACATCGTGCCTGGCTTGGGCGACGCCGGAGACCGCCTCTACGGCGTAGCGGGTTAA
- a CDS encoding LysR family transcriptional regulator, which translates to MIDISALRALVAVEQHGSVVAASDVMGFSPSAVSQQIKKLEKQTGVTVLERNGRGVLLTERGLALAGYGRRIMGELEELQATLLADPAKPSGLLRLVAFSTACRGLVGPMLGRMATAHSTLDITVLAEDPREAVQRVASGEAELAVVHNWNSVPLVIPENLVLEDLCIDQADVLVNSTHALSGSAAVEREDLLNETWISTPAGAICNEALLQIFAGLGKVPDIRIYDPDFSTHIAMVEQGVAVALVPRLGRPPRPAGVVAIPVINPVQQRSVGVVYRKTMTASPNIRVAVGMLREVAGELPLPQG; encoded by the coding sequence ATGATCGATATCTCGGCATTGAGGGCCTTAGTGGCCGTTGAGCAGCACGGCTCTGTTGTGGCGGCCTCGGACGTCATGGGCTTCAGTCCATCCGCAGTGTCGCAGCAGATCAAGAAGCTTGAGAAGCAAACCGGCGTCACCGTCCTGGAACGCAACGGCCGAGGGGTGCTCCTCACGGAGCGCGGCCTGGCCTTGGCGGGCTATGGCCGGCGGATCATGGGCGAGCTCGAAGAACTCCAAGCCACGCTGCTGGCCGATCCCGCGAAACCTTCCGGCCTGCTGAGGCTCGTTGCGTTTTCCACAGCCTGCCGAGGCCTGGTGGGACCAATGTTGGGACGCATGGCCACCGCCCACTCCACGTTGGACATCACTGTATTGGCCGAGGATCCCCGCGAGGCAGTGCAAAGGGTTGCTTCCGGCGAGGCAGAGCTCGCGGTAGTCCATAACTGGAATTCGGTGCCATTGGTGATCCCGGAGAACCTGGTCCTTGAGGACCTTTGCATCGACCAGGCCGATGTCCTCGTCAACAGCACCCACGCGCTATCCGGAAGCGCCGCCGTCGAGCGTGAAGATTTGCTCAACGAGACATGGATCAGCACCCCGGCGGGTGCCATCTGCAATGAGGCTTTGCTGCAGATCTTTGCGGGGCTTGGCAAGGTCCCCGACATCCGCATCTACGATCCCGACTTCTCCACGCATATCGCCATGGTGGAACAAGGTGTGGCGGTGGCACTGGTTCCGCGACTCGGCAGGCCTCCACGTCCCGCCGGAGTGGTTGCCATCCCGGTGATCAACCCCGTGCAGCAACGGTCCGTGGGCGTGGTGTACCGGAAGACGATGACCGCCAGCCCCAACATCCGGGTCGCCGTTGGAATGCTTCGCGAGGTGGCAGGAGAGTTGCCTTTGCCCCAGGGATGA
- a CDS encoding response regulator transcription factor, translating into MASSHSMTNNLPQLSHPDGSPIRALVVDDEPSLAELMSMGLRMAGWSVAVAGDGPEAVKLAKDFRPDVLVLDVMLPGFDGVEVLNRIRTFAPEVPALFLTAKDAVQDRIVGLAAGGDDYVTKPFSMEEVLLRLHRLVQRSGVAAMDTAELVVGDLTLNVDTREVTRAGEDIPLTATQFELLRYLMENPKRVVSKAQILDRVWDYDFGGQANIVELYISYLRKKIEANHPPMIHTIRGAGYVIKPAD; encoded by the coding sequence ATGGCCTCCTCGCACTCCATGACCAACAACCTTCCCCAGCTGTCCCACCCGGACGGTTCCCCGATCCGCGCCCTGGTGGTGGACGACGAACCCAGCCTCGCCGAACTCATGAGCATGGGCCTTCGAATGGCGGGATGGTCCGTGGCCGTGGCCGGCGACGGTCCCGAGGCCGTGAAGCTGGCCAAAGATTTCCGCCCCGACGTGCTGGTCCTGGACGTCATGCTGCCCGGCTTCGACGGCGTGGAGGTCCTCAATCGCATCCGCACCTTCGCCCCCGAAGTTCCCGCGCTGTTCCTCACGGCCAAGGATGCCGTGCAGGACCGGATCGTCGGACTCGCCGCAGGCGGGGACGATTACGTCACCAAACCTTTCAGCATGGAGGAAGTCCTCCTTCGCCTCCACCGCCTGGTCCAGCGTTCCGGGGTGGCCGCAATGGACACTGCCGAACTTGTGGTGGGCGATCTCACCCTGAACGTGGACACCCGCGAAGTCACCCGGGCCGGCGAGGACATCCCGCTCACGGCCACACAGTTTGAGCTTCTGCGCTACCTCATGGAGAACCCCAAACGAGTGGTCAGCAAAGCCCAGATCCTTGACCGCGTGTGGGACTACGACTTCGGTGGACAGGCCAACATCGTGGAGCTCTACATTTCCTACCTGCGCAAGAAGATTGAAGCCAACCATCCGCCCATGATCCACACCATCCGTGGCGCCGGATACGTCATCAAGCCAGCGGACTAG
- a CDS encoding glycosyltransferase — protein MTLTEHRPVLHQQLQRSPMDTRALVPVLDVAIPVSNQEARLEAHLRRLHGHLMDTFPHTFRITVADNASTDNTLRIAERLARELPEIKVVHFDQRGRGNSLRRVWLSSPSPLLAYVDLDLSLDLSAVAPLLAPLISGHSDLAVGTRLARASQGTFSHHRDVIARAYNFLLRVLTGARISDAECGFKAIRADVAHQLLPHTGDEAWFFDTELLIIAEHAGLRIHEVPIDWTDEPDSGVDVVRTLVTDLKRLAKLTSKLHRGTIPIAGLRAELGRGPHRR, from the coding sequence ATGACGCTCACAGAACACCGGCCGGTACTGCACCAGCAATTGCAGCGCTCCCCCATGGACACACGCGCCCTGGTTCCGGTGCTGGATGTCGCCATCCCTGTATCCAATCAGGAAGCCCGCCTGGAAGCGCACCTGCGTAGGCTCCACGGTCATCTCATGGACACTTTTCCGCACACCTTCCGGATCACTGTGGCGGACAACGCCAGCACGGACAACACGCTGCGGATCGCCGAACGCCTGGCGAGGGAACTCCCGGAGATCAAGGTGGTCCATTTTGATCAAAGGGGCCGCGGAAACTCGCTCCGACGGGTCTGGCTTTCCTCTCCGTCACCCCTGCTGGCATACGTGGACCTGGACCTGTCCCTCGACCTTTCGGCCGTGGCACCCCTTTTGGCTCCGCTGATCTCCGGCCACTCAGACCTTGCCGTTGGCACGCGACTGGCGAGGGCTTCGCAGGGGACGTTCAGCCACCACCGCGATGTCATAGCGCGCGCCTACAATTTTCTGCTGCGCGTGCTCACTGGGGCGCGAATCTCCGATGCGGAGTGCGGCTTCAAAGCCATACGTGCCGATGTCGCCCACCAGCTGCTCCCCCACACCGGCGATGAAGCGTGGTTCTTTGATACTGAACTGCTGATCATCGCCGAACACGCTGGTCTGCGCATTCATGAGGTCCCCATCGACTGGACCGACGAGCCTGACTCGGGTGTCGACGTCGTACGCACCCTCGTGACCGACCTCAAAAGGCTGGCGAAACTGACCAGCAAGCTGCACCGCGGGACCATTCCGATCGCCGGGCTACGCGCCGAACTAGGCCGCGGACCTCACCGGCGCTGA
- a CDS encoding winged helix-turn-helix domain-containing protein translates to MSVASGYVHISVRNANKAASNAGLRPGFGNRPGYSPAPQGAGQQAPGYVPQGYNPNSYGQLRAVPTAEPAPMTAPTPVIAQSDKLRPVANDNVARGFVLYMGIDEDTAAAAGTSIAKLAQEIRAYAQSLVTGAESYAAVAVAPAGAPGSALDVVRSTFGDPTVAARQRTEAARPAPQQESRPSGVLIDLARREVHLDGESLNLTFKEFELLNYLVENGTRTVGRDELLEGLWRNAEEVPNERTIDVHIRRLRSKLGRLANTVRTVRGQGYRFYEHPEVIVWAAPEYSI, encoded by the coding sequence ATGTCAGTTGCATCCGGATACGTCCACATCTCCGTCCGTAACGCCAATAAGGCCGCGTCAAACGCTGGGCTTCGCCCCGGCTTCGGCAACCGGCCCGGCTACTCACCAGCTCCGCAGGGGGCAGGTCAGCAGGCTCCCGGTTACGTGCCGCAGGGCTACAACCCCAACTCCTACGGCCAGTTGCGCGCCGTCCCCACGGCAGAGCCGGCACCCATGACAGCACCCACCCCTGTGATTGCGCAGTCGGACAAGCTCCGCCCCGTTGCCAACGACAATGTGGCCCGCGGATTTGTCCTCTACATGGGCATTGACGAAGACACCGCAGCCGCTGCAGGAACGTCCATCGCGAAGCTTGCCCAGGAAATCCGGGCATACGCGCAGTCCCTCGTGACCGGCGCGGAAAGCTACGCCGCCGTCGCAGTTGCCCCCGCCGGGGCACCCGGCTCGGCACTCGACGTCGTGCGTTCCACCTTCGGTGACCCCACCGTTGCCGCACGCCAGCGCACCGAGGCCGCCCGCCCGGCGCCGCAGCAGGAATCCCGCCCCTCCGGCGTGCTGATCGACCTCGCACGCCGCGAAGTGCACCTCGACGGCGAATCCCTGAACCTGACGTTCAAGGAGTTCGAACTCCTCAACTACCTCGTCGAAAACGGCACCCGCACCGTGGGTCGCGACGAACTGCTCGAGGGGCTGTGGCGCAACGCCGAAGAGGTGCCTAACGAGCGCACCATCGACGTCCACATCCGCCGCCTCCGCTCCAAGCTGGGCCGCCTCGCGAACACCGTCCGCACGGTCCGCGGCCAGGGCTACCGTTTCTACGAGCACCCCGAAGTCATTGTTTGGGCCGCTCCGGAATACTCGATCTAA
- a CDS encoding nucleoside deaminase, with amino-acid sequence MSATEPYHADHMAWMGLALNEARLALKTDDVPIGAVVLGPDGGVLGSGRNEREAHGDPTAHAEVVAIRQAAASLRQRALASGSTGDGWRLEDCTLVVTLEPCAMCAGAIVLARIPRVVFGAWDEKAGAVGSVFDILRERRLNHWVEVYAGVREEECSALLKDFFASHRVSGGEQRLA; translated from the coding sequence ATGAGCGCCACCGAGCCGTATCACGCAGACCACATGGCCTGGATGGGCCTTGCCCTGAACGAAGCCCGGTTGGCGTTGAAAACTGACGACGTACCCATTGGTGCCGTGGTGTTGGGGCCTGACGGCGGCGTGCTGGGTTCCGGCCGCAACGAACGCGAAGCGCACGGGGACCCGACCGCCCATGCGGAGGTGGTGGCCATTCGCCAGGCCGCTGCTTCGTTGCGTCAGCGCGCTTTGGCCTCGGGTAGCACCGGTGACGGCTGGCGGCTTGAGGACTGCACCCTGGTGGTCACCCTTGAGCCCTGTGCCATGTGCGCGGGGGCCATTGTCCTTGCCCGGATTCCCCGTGTGGTGTTTGGCGCATGGGATGAGAAGGCAGGCGCAGTGGGCTCCGTCTTCGATATCCTCCGCGAGCGCCGCCTCAACCACTGGGTGGAGGTCTACGCGGGCGTCCGTGAGGAGGAGTGCTCAGCCTTGCTGAAGGACTTCTTCGCCTCTCATCGGGTGTCTGGAGGAGAGCAGCGCCTGGCCTGA